Proteins co-encoded in one Sulfuricaulis limicola genomic window:
- the ccmB gene encoding heme exporter protein CcmB translates to MARLFWRDLTVAMRRSTDILTPLVFFVIVVSLFPLGLGPEPAVLRTIAPGVIWVAALLATMLSLNRLFANDHADGTLEQMALAPYPLALLALTKIAAHWTLTGLPLVLISPLLAVQMHLPESAIGTLVLSLLLGTPILSLLGAVGAALTLGLRGGGVLVSLLVLPLYTPILIFGAGSVAGVIAGIDTGAHFSLLGAFLALALTFAPWAAAAALRVSLD, encoded by the coding sequence ATTGCCCGCCTGTTCTGGCGCGACCTGACGGTTGCCATGCGCCGCAGCACGGACATCCTGACACCGCTGGTTTTTTTCGTGATCGTGGTCAGCCTTTTTCCGTTGGGTCTCGGACCCGAGCCTGCGGTGCTGCGCACCATCGCACCCGGCGTCATCTGGGTCGCGGCGCTGCTTGCGACCATGCTTTCGCTCAACCGGCTGTTCGCCAACGACCACGCGGACGGCACCCTGGAGCAGATGGCGCTGGCGCCCTATCCGCTGGCGTTGCTGGCACTGACCAAGATCGCGGCCCACTGGACGCTCACCGGCCTGCCGCTGGTGCTGATCTCGCCCCTGCTGGCGGTGCAGATGCACCTGCCGGAATCCGCCATCGGCACGCTCGTGCTGTCGCTGCTGCTGGGGACACCGATCCTGAGCCTGCTCGGCGCGGTCGGCGCGGCGCTGACACTGGGCTTGCGCGGCGGCGGCGTGCTGGTTTCGCTGCTGGTATTGCCGTTGTATACTCCGATCCTGATTTTCGGCGCCGGCAGCGTGGCGGGAGTCATTGCCGGCATCGATACCGGAGCGCATTTTTCCCTGCTGGGAGCCTTTCTCGCGCTGGCCCTGACCTTCGCGCCCTGGGCCGCCGCGGCGGCATTGCGCGTATCTTTGGACTAA
- the ccmA gene encoding cytochrome c biogenesis heme-transporting ATPase CcmA — protein sequence MLEAVDLECVRGDRPLFSRLSFSLKPGELMHVTGVNGSGKTTLLRTLCGLTRAHAGEIRWLGNAIHKLGDDYRAQLAYIGHANGIQGDLTPVENLHVATSLSGDADHARIGTTLERLGLAAYHHFPSKILSQGQKRRLALARLLVEHKPLWILDEPLSGLDVDSVALMTNILIEHLSQGGMIVITSHQEIDVDTKSILHIRVT from the coding sequence TTGCTGGAAGCAGTCGATCTGGAATGCGTCCGCGGCGACCGGCCGCTGTTCAGCCGCCTGTCCTTCTCGCTCAAGCCGGGAGAGCTGATGCACGTGACCGGCGTCAACGGCAGCGGCAAGACCACCCTGTTGCGCACGCTCTGCGGCTTGACGCGCGCCCACGCCGGCGAGATTCGCTGGCTCGGCAACGCCATCCACAAACTCGGCGACGACTATCGCGCCCAGCTCGCCTACATCGGGCATGCCAACGGTATCCAGGGCGACCTGACGCCGGTCGAAAATCTCCACGTGGCTACCAGCCTGAGCGGCGACGCGGACCATGCGCGCATCGGAACGACGCTGGAGCGTCTCGGTCTCGCCGCGTATCACCACTTCCCTTCCAAAATTCTGTCGCAGGGCCAGAAGCGCCGGCTCGCGCTCGCGCGTCTGCTGGTTGAACACAAGCCGCTGTGGATTCTGGACGAACCCTTGAGCGGGCTCGACGTGGATTCGGTGGCCCTGATGACAAACATACTGATCGAGCATCTTTCCCAAGGAGGAATGATCGTCATCACCTCGCACCAGGAAATTGACGTCGATACCAAATCCATTCTGCATATCCGGGTCACCTAG
- a CDS encoding O-antigen ligase family protein, which yields MKDKIPDVVFKSAPVAFFFCSLVLLLFIHELRLVYLAMALVMLLLWTAMIVMQGYAGGIRIPRSPLTLSLTLLWIWLAVSVCWSRVPWISTVYFWWIGILPLVFWTSVLSRDHERIWRHVSKIIMFIGFSLAMTAIYQFFFAGTEPKSVFVTRNTHAAILNLIAIPAAGYFLLAAARNKHISGFTLAFAGFLFCLFFSVFLTASRGATLSLIACMTLLLLVSRKHSPKNSLLMLSCVLAGALLLANIVSQGEGIARIGLTPGNNTRAIIWTRAWDMLMESPWLGIGLGNFRFVWPPYRHPLDSSAGFFVHNDYLQIWIEAGLPALLLLVTVLASVLWMLITKLRSASLGPKARIELIALFGGLLAIALHTFVDFNFYIPSILLIAGAILARFHHLAARQNPAGYLNFQPAKFVGKRFYVSIILMVMLIPLSYFVRLSAGDLLSEKALEHSTRGELQEANEAFGLAARFTPSDDRIFVARANLFRHGLTQLPASDLRARTAVYKDALRFLDQAEQLNPLRWNISVVRGLIYQNNPELAGNGWRDLAYQEYSHALKLNPKLYKTRVEYAKMLMAEKKTAAAVQVLEGGIPYYYDDNPELPGYYAQLSKIYRDMGRNDEANQYFLKLIELEIRLKSGKSPVGTYGQ from the coding sequence ATGAAGGACAAGATTCCTGATGTCGTCTTCAAATCAGCGCCTGTGGCATTTTTTTTCTGTTCACTTGTTTTGCTGCTATTCATTCATGAGCTGAGGCTGGTGTACCTGGCCATGGCGCTGGTGATGCTCCTCCTCTGGACCGCCATGATCGTCATGCAAGGATACGCAGGCGGCATCCGCATACCCAGATCGCCTTTAACGCTAAGCCTGACCCTGCTATGGATATGGCTGGCGGTATCGGTCTGCTGGAGCCGGGTTCCGTGGATCAGCACGGTGTATTTCTGGTGGATAGGAATCCTGCCTCTTGTGTTCTGGACCAGCGTCCTTTCGCGGGATCATGAGCGGATATGGCGTCATGTGTCAAAAATAATAATGTTTATCGGCTTTTCTCTGGCCATGACAGCTATATATCAGTTTTTCTTTGCGGGCACTGAACCAAAATCCGTTTTTGTCACGCGTAACACCCACGCGGCAATCCTGAATCTCATTGCGATTCCGGCCGCAGGATATTTTCTGCTTGCCGCAGCAAGGAACAAACACATCAGCGGATTTACATTGGCATTTGCGGGCTTTCTTTTTTGCCTGTTTTTTTCTGTCTTCCTCACGGCAAGTCGCGGCGCCACTTTAAGCCTGATTGCGTGCATGACATTGCTGTTGCTCGTTTCACGCAAACATTCACCAAAAAACAGCTTGCTCATGCTGTCATGCGTCCTGGCTGGCGCCCTGTTGCTGGCCAATATCGTGTCACAGGGCGAAGGAATAGCGCGCATAGGGTTAACGCCGGGAAATAACACTCGAGCCATTATCTGGACGCGCGCCTGGGATATGCTTATGGAGTCTCCCTGGCTGGGTATTGGCCTGGGGAATTTCCGCTTTGTTTGGCCACCTTACCGACATCCCCTGGACTCGAGCGCCGGTTTTTTCGTTCACAACGATTACTTGCAGATATGGATTGAGGCTGGATTGCCGGCGCTGCTCCTTCTGGTCACAGTTCTTGCATCCGTCCTGTGGATGTTGATAACAAAACTTCGTTCGGCCAGTCTTGGCCCGAAAGCAAGAATCGAATTAATCGCCTTGTTTGGCGGGCTGCTGGCGATCGCCTTGCATACATTTGTCGATTTTAATTTTTATATCCCCTCCATACTGTTGATCGCCGGTGCAATCCTGGCCAGGTTCCATCATCTGGCCGCGCGGCAAAATCCCGCCGGCTATCTTAACTTCCAGCCTGCGAAGTTTGTTGGTAAAAGATTTTATGTGAGCATCATATTGATGGTCATGCTTATACCCTTATCCTACTTTGTCCGTCTGAGCGCGGGTGATCTATTGTCGGAAAAGGCATTGGAACATTCCACCCGTGGCGAACTGCAAGAGGCGAATGAAGCATTTGGGCTCGCGGCAAGATTTACCCCTTCTGATGACAGGATTTTCGTTGCGCGTGCCAATCTGTTCCGGCATGGCCTCACGCAACTCCCGGCTTCGGATCTTCGCGCCAGAACGGCTGTGTATAAAGATGCTCTGCGATTCCTCGATCAGGCCGAGCAGCTGAACCCCTTGCGCTGGAACATCTCCGTTGTCCGGGGGTTGATTTATCAGAATAATCCCGAACTGGCGGGTAACGGATGGCGGGATCTGGCTTATCAGGAATACAGTCATGCACTCAAGCTCAATCCGAAACTTTATAAAACCCGGGTTGAGTATGCGAAAATGCTGATGGCCGAGAAAAAAACGGCTGCGGCGGTTCAGGTGCTCGAGGGAGGCATTCCATACTACTATGATGATAATCCCGAGCTTCCGGGCTATTATGCCCAGCTCTCAAAAATCTACCGCGACATGGGCCGGAACGACGAAGCGAATCAATATTTCCTGAAACTGATAGAGCTGGAAATCAGGCTAAAGTCAGGCAAATCTCCGGTGGGCACATATGGCCAATAA
- a CDS encoding class I SAM-dependent methyltransferase, which yields MEDENFRDKYTKSGMIGRFLVNRFFSQFSELIEQCGTDITTVLEIGAGEGFSTQRIANLLGSGVRLEASEYRGDLVSRAAARNPGVNVRQESIYSLDRPDHAFDILICLEVLEHLENPQAALQELARVSKKYVVISVPREPIWRILNMARGKYLGSLGNTPGHIQHWSSRGLRDFVSPRFRIVDMRKPLPWTILLLKPA from the coding sequence ATGGAAGACGAAAACTTCAGGGACAAATACACCAAGAGTGGCATGATTGGCCGGTTTCTTGTAAACCGCTTTTTTTCCCAATTCAGCGAGCTCATTGAACAGTGCGGCACGGATATCACCACCGTGCTGGAGATTGGTGCCGGCGAGGGTTTTTCGACACAAAGAATCGCAAATTTGCTGGGATCCGGAGTCCGGCTTGAAGCGTCCGAGTATCGCGGTGATCTGGTTTCCAGGGCTGCTGCAAGAAATCCCGGAGTTAATGTCCGCCAGGAATCCATTTATAGTCTGGACAGGCCGGATCATGCCTTTGATATTCTGATTTGCCTTGAAGTGCTGGAGCATCTGGAAAATCCTCAAGCGGCGCTGCAGGAACTTGCCAGGGTATCGAAAAAATATGTGGTTATTTCGGTCCCACGCGAGCCCATCTGGAGGATATTGAACATGGCGCGCGGGAAGTACCTTGGAAGTCTTGGGAATACGCCGGGTCATATTCAACATTGGTCATCCAGAGGGCTGCGCGATTTTGTTTCACCCCGGTTCAGGATTGTGGACATGCGAAAGCCCCTGCCCTGGACCATTTTGCTGCTGAAACCGGCATAG
- a CDS encoding glycosyltransferase family 2 protein — MQNKLSIIIPAKNEEAGLAKILPKLRTLFTDAEIIVVDDGSTDGTADLCRSQQVTVVSHPYSKGNGAAVKTGARAATGNVLVFMDADSQHNPDDIQTLLSRLDQGYDMVVGARSGGSQANIGRWWANSLYNRLASWMVNQNVEDLTSGFRAVKADKFREFIHLLPNGFSYPTTITMSFFRAGYSVAYVPIHASKRRGASHIQPIRDGVRFFLIIFKIGALYSPMKLFVPISFSFFLTGLFYYIYTFVTSGRFTNMSALLFSVSVLIFLIGLVSEQITMLLYSGKEK, encoded by the coding sequence ATGCAGAACAAGCTGTCCATCATCATACCGGCAAAGAACGAGGAAGCTGGACTCGCCAAGATCCTGCCGAAGTTGCGCACATTATTCACCGACGCGGAAATCATCGTTGTTGACGACGGCTCGACCGATGGCACAGCTGATCTGTGCAGATCACAGCAAGTGACGGTAGTTTCTCACCCATACAGCAAGGGAAACGGAGCGGCTGTCAAGACTGGCGCGCGCGCCGCCACTGGCAACGTCCTGGTGTTTATGGATGCTGACAGTCAGCACAACCCTGACGACATCCAGACTCTGCTCTCGAGGCTGGATCAAGGCTATGACATGGTGGTGGGCGCCCGCAGCGGAGGATCACAGGCCAATATCGGACGCTGGTGGGCCAACAGTCTCTATAACCGTCTTGCCAGCTGGATGGTCAATCAGAACGTGGAAGACCTGACTTCCGGATTTCGCGCCGTCAAGGCTGATAAATTCCGCGAGTTTATCCATCTGTTACCGAACGGTTTCTCCTATCCCACGACAATCACCATGTCATTTTTTCGTGCGGGCTATTCCGTAGCCTACGTTCCCATCCATGCCAGCAAGCGCAGAGGTGCCAGCCATATTCAGCCTATACGGGATGGCGTTCGTTTCTTTCTGATTATTTTCAAAATTGGCGCGCTGTATTCGCCGATGAAGTTATTCGTTCCCATCAGTTTTTCATTCTTTCTGACCGGGCTTTTTTATTACATCTATACCTTTGTAACTTCAGGACGGTTTACCAACATGAGCGCCCTGCTGTTCAGCGTTTCAGTGCTGATATTTCTTATTGGGCTTGTCTCCGAACAGATTACGATGCTGCTCTACAGCGGAAAGGAAAAGTAA
- a CDS encoding tetratricopeptide repeat protein → MRPGKFFVSIIPLSLLLVLSTLVYWPGISGPWIFDDYTNLLDNSYVKIQSLNTEALYQAAYSLEAGPLQRPIAMLSFALNYYFAGSFADSTPFKLTNLAIHAINGVLLFWMLRLVFARLTKIQSGRGLYRYLTRKNVNLLAAAVALLWLVHPIQLTSVLYVVQRMTELSALFTLLGLVFYLKGRQRMVSGQSGGIGWILFGLIVWGWLGMLSKENTVLLPVFMLVFEFVLYPNERPWQGLSQKTKYAILAGAVLCSVLILLMAIHYSLPYYANRHFSMHERVLTEARVLFFYIYLILIPRIDLFGHQHDDIAISHSLFDPWTTFSSIAGIAILLFVAVVARRKQPLLSLGILWFFAGHLLESTILHLEIAHEHRNYLPSLGILFVLIHLIGHISSKLKNRKWWALVPLLGLVFAGTTYARATQWSDYKNFSRYEALHHPDSARIQASLSLLMENQGHYEQALQAMRRAWELQPFETGFRLHMHLLAANNGKRLDPEEEAITAKLLVSEPMTPSAYIAFYNITACLLTTCRSLQIPVETWTYKILTERTDITDKSFYYYILGISLIGQNRVHEAIDVLRQSYFADPKFLHPLIALGRVFIQLEQVEVAERILVELNNANQHNPHPKKIEAQELAAALDNLKKQLPPQQTSRK, encoded by the coding sequence ATGCGGCCAGGAAAATTTTTTGTATCCATAATTCCTCTCTCGCTGCTGCTCGTCTTGTCGACACTGGTCTACTGGCCGGGAATCTCCGGCCCCTGGATTTTTGACGACTACACCAATCTGCTGGATAACAGCTACGTCAAGATTCAGTCTCTGAATACCGAAGCACTTTACCAGGCCGCCTATTCCCTGGAAGCCGGGCCGCTACAACGCCCCATTGCGATGCTCAGCTTCGCGCTGAACTATTACTTTGCCGGCAGCTTTGCGGATTCAACACCTTTCAAACTGACAAATCTTGCGATCCACGCGATTAATGGCGTGCTACTTTTTTGGATGCTGCGCCTGGTCTTTGCGCGTTTAACAAAAATTCAGTCCGGCCGCGGGTTATATCGGTACTTGACCAGAAAAAACGTTAACCTGCTGGCCGCCGCCGTCGCACTTCTTTGGCTGGTGCACCCGATTCAGCTGACCAGCGTATTGTATGTAGTGCAGCGCATGACCGAGCTGTCCGCGCTGTTTACGCTGCTCGGCCTGGTCTTCTATCTCAAGGGACGCCAGCGCATGGTCTCAGGACAATCCGGCGGCATCGGCTGGATTCTGTTCGGGTTGATTGTCTGGGGATGGCTGGGAATGCTCAGCAAAGAAAATACCGTCCTGCTGCCGGTGTTCATGCTTGTATTCGAATTTGTGCTGTATCCGAACGAACGGCCCTGGCAGGGCTTGTCGCAAAAAACAAAATATGCAATTTTGGCGGGAGCCGTCTTGTGTTCCGTCCTGATACTGCTGATGGCAATACACTACAGCCTTCCCTATTACGCCAACCGGCATTTCAGCATGCACGAGAGGGTGTTGACCGAGGCACGCGTACTATTCTTTTATATTTACCTGATCCTGATCCCCAGGATCGACCTGTTTGGACACCAGCATGACGACATCGCCATCTCGCATTCCCTTTTCGATCCATGGACAACCTTTTCTTCCATCGCTGGCATAGCAATTCTGCTCTTTGTTGCGGTGGTAGCACGTAGGAAACAGCCGCTGCTCAGCCTGGGAATACTCTGGTTTTTTGCCGGGCATTTGCTGGAATCGACCATTCTTCATCTGGAAATCGCGCATGAACACCGTAACTATCTTCCATCTCTGGGTATCCTGTTTGTGCTCATTCATCTCATTGGCCACATCAGCAGCAAGCTAAAAAACCGCAAATGGTGGGCACTCGTGCCACTGCTGGGGCTGGTTTTTGCCGGGACGACGTACGCCCGCGCTACGCAGTGGTCTGATTACAAGAATTTCAGCCGATACGAGGCTTTGCATCATCCAGATTCCGCACGCATTCAGGCCAGTCTGAGCCTGCTGATGGAAAACCAGGGCCATTACGAACAGGCCTTGCAAGCGATGCGGCGCGCCTGGGAACTACAACCTTTTGAAACGGGATTCCGGCTGCACATGCACTTGCTCGCGGCGAACAATGGTAAACGACTGGATCCCGAGGAAGAGGCGATAACCGCAAAATTGCTGGTGTCAGAACCCATGACACCCAGCGCTTACATCGCCTTTTATAATATTACAGCCTGCCTTCTGACCACCTGCCGTTCGCTTCAGATTCCAGTAGAAACATGGACATATAAGATACTGACTGAACGCACTGACATCACAGACAAATCATTTTATTACTACATACTGGGCATATCGTTGATTGGCCAAAACCGCGTTCATGAAGCCATCGACGTATTACGCCAATCTTATTTCGCAGATCCGAAGTTTCTTCATCCCTTAATCGCCCTGGGAAGAGTGTTTATCCAGCTGGAGCAAGTTGAGGTAGCAGAACGCATATTGGTTGAGCTGAACAACGCCAATCAGCATAACCCTCACCCCAAAAAAATTGAGGCACAAGAACTCGCCGCGGCGCTGGATAATCTGAAGAAACAACTTCCACCACAGCAGACTTCCCGGAAATAA
- a CDS encoding pilin: MKKLQQGFTLIELMIVVAIIGILAAIAVPAYQDYTIRSRVSEAASLSGAVRTAIDVAFSEGFDLGSIPTTPESLNISASTSYKSKYVSKVAYTANGTITVTLKNTVNELGTAKGGTVIYGPTNQGGNLSWTVTGSVPTKYRPKN; this comes from the coding sequence ATGAAAAAGTTGCAACAGGGTTTCACACTCATCGAACTGATGATCGTAGTCGCAATCATCGGCATTCTGGCCGCCATCGCGGTACCGGCGTATCAGGATTACACCATTCGTTCTCGTGTATCGGAAGCGGCGAGTCTGTCCGGCGCGGTGAGAACCGCCATCGACGTGGCCTTTAGTGAAGGTTTCGATCTGGGCTCCATTCCGACAACGCCCGAGTCGCTGAACATATCTGCTTCAACCAGCTATAAGAGCAAATATGTCTCGAAGGTTGCCTATACCGCCAACGGCACCATAACCGTCACCCTCAAAAACACAGTAAACGAATTAGGCACGGCTAAGGGCGGCACAGTTATTTATGGTCCTACCAACCAAGGCGGAAACCTTTCCTGGACTGTTACGGGTTCAGTACCAACCAAATATCGTCCCAAGAACTAA
- a CDS encoding sigma-54-dependent transcriptional regulator, with the protein MNKPKNQILIVDDEPDIREVLELTLGRMNLETRSASNLEEARHLIEDYKFDLCLTDMRLPDGNGIELVRHIQDKHPYLPVAVITAFGNMETAVAALKAGAFDFVSKPLDLNDLRNIVRAALRVGQAPVAKTAVSSGEAPETGTGARKMLGQSAAVEKVRAMIERLARGQAPVYIAGESGTGKELAARLIHELGPRADKPFVPVNCGAIPESLMESEFFGHKKGSFTGAVTDKDGLFKAADGGTLFLDEVGDLPLSMQVKLLRAIQEKSVRPVGAQSEIKVDVRILSATHKNLHDLVAQGKFRQDLYYRLNVIELMIPPLRDRVEDIPLLAEALCRKLSDNMGMKPPRLTTDAAEALQRYSFAGNVRELENTLERALTLCNGTEITAQDLQLHVAVDESEAETVMGGKESLDDYLERIERATIEKALAQTQQNKTAAAKLLGISFRALRYKLEKLGIE; encoded by the coding sequence ATGAACAAGCCGAAAAACCAGATTCTGATCGTTGACGACGAACCGGACATTCGCGAAGTTCTCGAATTGACGCTGGGGCGCATGAATCTCGAAACGCGTTCGGCCTCGAACCTCGAGGAGGCGCGTCATCTGATCGAGGATTACAAATTCGATCTGTGCCTGACCGACATGCGACTGCCGGACGGCAACGGCATCGAGCTGGTGCGCCACATTCAGGACAAGCACCCTTACCTGCCGGTAGCGGTCATCACCGCCTTCGGCAACATGGAAACCGCCGTGGCCGCGCTCAAGGCCGGCGCCTTCGATTTCGTCTCCAAACCCCTCGATCTCAACGACCTGCGCAACATCGTGCGCGCCGCCCTGCGCGTGGGACAGGCGCCGGTGGCAAAAACAGCTGTCAGCAGCGGCGAGGCCCCGGAAACCGGAACCGGCGCCAGGAAAATGCTGGGCCAGTCCGCCGCGGTCGAAAAAGTACGGGCCATGATCGAGCGGCTCGCCCGCGGACAGGCACCGGTCTATATCGCCGGCGAGTCCGGCACCGGCAAGGAACTGGCGGCGCGCCTGATTCATGAGCTGGGTCCACGCGCGGACAAGCCTTTCGTGCCGGTCAATTGCGGGGCCATCCCCGAAAGTCTCATGGAAAGTGAATTTTTCGGTCACAAGAAAGGCAGCTTCACCGGCGCGGTGACGGACAAGGACGGTCTGTTCAAGGCCGCCGACGGCGGCACGCTGTTTCTCGACGAGGTCGGCGACCTGCCCCTGTCCATGCAGGTCAAGCTGCTGCGCGCGATTCAGGAAAAATCCGTCCGTCCCGTGGGCGCGCAGAGCGAGATCAAGGTGGACGTGCGCATCCTCTCGGCCACCCACAAAAACCTGCACGACCTGGTGGCGCAGGGAAAATTCCGCCAGGACCTGTACTACCGGCTGAATGTCATCGAACTCATGATCCCGCCGTTGCGCGATCGCGTCGAGGATATCCCGCTGCTGGCGGAAGCCTTGTGCCGCAAGTTATCCGACAACATGGGCATGAAACCACCGCGCCTGACGACGGACGCGGCCGAGGCCTTGCAGCGCTACAGCTTCGCCGGCAACGTGCGCGAACTGGAAAATACCCTCGAGCGCGCCCTGACCCTGTGCAACGGCACGGAAATCACGGCGCAGGATTTGCAGCTTCATGTAGCCGTGGACGAAAGTGAGGCGGAGACCGTCATGGGCGGCAAGGAATCGCTGGATGACTATCTCGAACGGATCGAGCGCGCCACGATCGAAAAGGCCCTGGCCCAGACCCAGCAGAACAAGACCGCCGCCGCCAAGCTCCTCGGGATCAGCTTCCGCGCCCTGCGCTACAAGCTGGAGAAGCTCGGAATCGAATAA
- a CDS encoding sensor histidine kinase, whose product MESSLPRAGQSRAEGRATVDAQNWKLLKYFNFYRLAIALAASGIALSVGKFSPFGEAHPGLFLSTSVVYAIISLTAAFSIHWQKPDYDSQAALLSFADVTLLTIVMHASGGLTSGMGLMLVVAIAGTSLMLGKRLTIFYASLATIAVLLEHSWSWLTGVDAAETEMLQGFPQVGLFGVGLYATAFFGYLLATRLRATEELAQRRGVDVANLTQLNELVIQRMQSGVVICDAQGNIRLINQSAQKYLGIHNETEKKSPLNEISPELAIQLFQWLGNSAVNRGRKVFTSRVGYSLLPRFISLGDDKNAVKLIFLEDMSILKQQAQQLKMAALARLTASIAHEIRNPLGALTNAAQLLGETMDTENDEEKRLVKIIDEQSKRMNVIVQNVTQLSRRDRINPIRLELEPWLQDFLRQYGDTVSVAHEAFVMQGIQGLSACVDPDQLYQVISNLCQNALRHSPPFTGTPLIKFQGSRDGEDRPVLDVIDWGAGINPDIVDNIFDPFFTTTPKGTGLGLYIARELCEGNGAALNYHPGEGGVGSRFRITFLRAEDCAELGTL is encoded by the coding sequence ATGGAAAGCTCCCTTCCCCGTGCGGGACAGAGCCGGGCGGAAGGTCGGGCCACGGTTGACGCCCAGAACTGGAAGCTTCTTAAGTACTTCAATTTCTACCGACTGGCAATTGCGCTGGCTGCATCAGGCATTGCTCTTTCCGTCGGAAAATTCTCGCCTTTTGGCGAGGCCCATCCCGGCTTGTTTCTCAGCACCAGCGTGGTCTACGCCATCATAAGCCTGACGGCGGCCTTTTCCATCCATTGGCAGAAACCCGACTACGACAGCCAGGCGGCGCTGCTCTCATTCGCGGATGTCACGCTGCTCACGATCGTCATGCATGCCAGCGGCGGGCTCACCAGTGGCATGGGGTTGATGCTGGTGGTGGCCATCGCCGGTACCAGCCTGATGCTCGGCAAGCGCCTGACGATCTTTTATGCCTCGCTCGCCACCATCGCCGTACTGCTGGAACACTCGTGGAGCTGGCTGACTGGCGTGGACGCAGCGGAGACCGAAATGCTGCAGGGTTTTCCCCAGGTAGGCCTGTTCGGAGTCGGCCTCTATGCCACGGCCTTTTTCGGGTATCTGCTCGCCACACGCCTGCGCGCCACTGAGGAACTGGCCCAGCGCCGCGGTGTGGACGTCGCCAATCTCACACAACTCAATGAACTCGTCATCCAGCGTATGCAATCCGGGGTCGTCATCTGCGACGCGCAGGGAAACATACGCCTGATCAACCAGTCGGCGCAGAAATATCTCGGCATTCACAACGAGACCGAGAAAAAATCCCCGCTCAACGAAATCTCGCCGGAACTGGCCATCCAGCTGTTCCAGTGGCTGGGCAACAGTGCTGTGAATCGGGGACGGAAGGTATTCACCTCGCGCGTGGGATATTCGCTGCTGCCCCGTTTCATCTCCCTGGGCGATGACAAAAACGCCGTCAAGCTGATTTTCCTCGAGGACATGTCGATCCTGAAGCAGCAAGCCCAGCAGCTGAAAATGGCGGCACTGGCGCGACTGACCGCCAGTATCGCGCATGAAATCCGCAATCCGCTCGGCGCGCTGACCAACGCCGCACAGCTTCTCGGCGAAACCATGGACACCGAAAACGACGAGGAAAAACGTCTCGTCAAGATCATCGATGAACAAAGCAAACGCATGAACGTCATCGTGCAGAATGTCACACAGCTCAGCCGGCGCGACCGAATCAATCCGATCCGGCTGGAACTCGAACCGTGGCTGCAGGATTTCCTGCGACAGTACGGCGACACCGTTTCCGTGGCACACGAAGCCTTCGTCATGCAGGGCATTCAGGGGCTGTCGGCATGCGTGGACCCGGATCAGCTTTACCAGGTCATCTCCAACCTGTGCCAGAACGCCTTGCGCCACAGCCCGCCCTTCACCGGCACACCGCTGATCAAATTCCAGGGCAGCCGGGACGGCGAAGACCGGCCCGTGCTGGATGTCATCGACTGGGGCGCCGGTATCAACCCTGACATCGTGGACAACATTTTCGATCCCTTCTTCACGACCACACCCAAAGGAACCGGGCTCGGCCTGTATATCGCGCGCGAATTGTGCGAGGGCAATGGGGCGGCGTTGAATTACCATCCCGGCGAGGGCGGAGTCGGCAGCCGTTTCCGTATTACCTTCCTGCGCGCCGAGGATTGCGCCGAACTGGGAACGCTATGA
- a CDS encoding PP0621 family protein, protein MGQLLRLIIILIGLWLVLTIIKRALASLQKPAPDKPAVTKMVACAHCGMHIPESEAVRDGNRHYCSEEHRRKMHT, encoded by the coding sequence ATGGGTCAGCTTCTTCGCCTCATCATCATCCTGATCGGCCTGTGGCTGGTCCTGACAATCATCAAACGCGCACTGGCATCTCTCCAAAAACCGGCGCCAGATAAACCGGCCGTGACCAAAATGGTAGCCTGCGCCCATTGCGGGATGCATATCCCTGAATCCGAGGCGGTTCGGGACGGTAACAGGCATTATTGCAGTGAGGAGCATCGGAGGAAAATGCACACCTGA